A portion of the Clostridium gelidum genome contains these proteins:
- a CDS encoding L-lactate dehydrogenase, with amino-acid sequence MAIGRSKVVVVGTGAVGAAVAFDIVMNHVCDDLILIDINKEKSWAEATDLQHSLGYSGSKMKVKNGEYEECKDADLIVIAAALLYITGQTRLDMIEKAAGIMEGIVPPIMKSGFNGIIVVITNPVDVISYYVHKLSGLPANKIIGTGTALDSARLKYHLADTMNVDPQSVHALCMGEHGDSQIIPWSQVTVGGKKFLDILNDNKVRLESFDINSVSEDIKMIAYRIVNAKGATTFGIAATTVQIIKAVLRDENKVIPVSVMLNGEYGEKDIYAGVPAVLNGQGVKELVEYHLSDDEMIELKKSIDVIRDCNGKLKL; translated from the coding sequence ATGGCAATTGGTAGAAGTAAAGTAGTAGTAGTTGGTACAGGAGCAGTTGGAGCAGCAGTAGCATTTGATATAGTAATGAATCATGTTTGTGATGATTTAATATTAATTGATATTAATAAGGAAAAATCATGGGCAGAAGCAACAGATCTTCAGCATTCCCTTGGATATAGTGGAAGTAAAATGAAAGTGAAAAATGGTGAATATGAAGAGTGTAAAGATGCTGACCTAATTGTAATAGCTGCAGCACTTCTTTATATTACAGGACAAACAAGATTGGATATGATTGAAAAAGCAGCTGGTATAATGGAAGGTATAGTTCCGCCTATTATGAAAAGCGGTTTTAATGGAATTATTGTTGTAATAACAAATCCAGTTGATGTTATATCATATTATGTACATAAACTTTCAGGGCTTCCAGCTAACAAGATTATAGGAACAGGTACAGCATTAGATTCTGCAAGATTAAAATATCATTTGGCAGATACTATGAATGTTGATCCTCAAAGTGTGCATGCATTATGCATGGGTGAGCATGGAGATTCTCAAATAATTCCTTGGAGCCAGGTTACAGTAGGCGGTAAGAAATTTTTAGATATTCTTAATGACAATAAAGTGCGATTAGAAAGTTTTGATATTAATTCTGTTTCAGAAGATATAAAAATGATAGCTTATCGTATCGTAAATGCAAAAGGCGCAACAACCTTTGGAATTGCTGCAACCACAGTTCAAATTATTAAAGCAGTATTACGCGATGAAAACAAAGTAATTCCTGTATCTGTAATGCTTAATGGCGAATATGGTGAAAAAGACATATATGCAGGAGTACCAGCAGTTTTAAATGGTCAAGGCGTAAAAGAACTGGTTGAATATCATTTAAGTGATGATGAAATGATAGAATTAAAGAAATCAATTGATGTCATAAGAGATTGTAATGGAAAACTTAAATTATAG
- a CDS encoding TIGR03915 family putative DNA repair protein → MKILIYDDTFEGLITAIYDGFYSKEPLASIYGKSESNAPLFLGEILEIITDKDKFKKVRHSIINKIDFVALKKIYMVYLSNEKDKAMVIFKYLKVAFKLGHDVHSFLNVYAIRLVDDINRRVSMECHRFEGFVRFNYIDEKFLYSSIEPDNDILELLGDHFKKRFSKEYFIIHDIPREKALIYNGICYEIIAMDKDTYEKLKLHDDEYANLWKAYFKSTTIEERKNLKLQCRMMPKRYWKHILETSDCDM, encoded by the coding sequence ATGAAAATATTAATATATGATGATACTTTTGAAGGGTTAATAACTGCTATATATGATGGGTTTTACTCTAAGGAACCATTAGCTTCTATTTACGGAAAAAGTGAATCTAATGCACCTCTTTTTCTCGGAGAAATTCTTGAAATTATTACTGACAAAGATAAATTTAAAAAAGTTAGACATTCAATTATAAATAAGATAGATTTTGTTGCATTAAAAAAGATATATATGGTTTATTTAAGTAATGAGAAAGATAAAGCTATGGTTATCTTTAAATATTTAAAGGTAGCTTTTAAACTCGGACATGATGTTCATAGTTTTTTGAATGTATATGCAATAAGACTTGTGGATGATATAAATAGACGCGTTTCAATGGAATGTCATAGATTTGAAGGTTTTGTTAGATTTAATTATATTGATGAAAAATTTTTATATTCCTCTATTGAACCTGACAATGATATTTTAGAGCTTCTTGGCGACCATTTTAAAAAAAGATTTTCTAAAGAATATTTTATTATTCATGATATCCCTAGAGAAAAAGCTTTAATATATAATGGAATTTGTTATGAAATAATTGCTATGGATAAAGATACTTACGAAAAACTTAAACTTCATGACGATGAATATGCAAATCTTTGGAAAGCTTACTTCAAATCTACAACTATTGAAGAAAGAAAAAATCTCAAATTGCAGTGCAGAATGATGCCCAAAAGATATTGGAAGCATATATTAGAAACTTCAGATTGTGACATGTAA
- a CDS encoding galactose ABC transporter substrate-binding protein produces the protein MKILKRILTIFMVTAMIIVTLTDCSKKAVSTSSDQEKPVKVAVFLIDFTDKYISLVRENLENIQKENEGKVEFTFYDGKSDKAIQNEQIDKVLEEGTDLILLNLVSYRDREAVQTVINKIKATNIPVILFNREPLDKQAVQSYSKGYFVGTDAKEAGVLQGEILINAWNTNKESIDKNRDNIMQYVMLEGERNNIEAIERTKYSVSTIQQAGIKTEELELKFADWNTELAQNATEPLFLKYGDKIEVIIANNDAMAIGAIQALQKYGYNKGDKTKTIEIVGIDAIPEAQDLIRKGFMGGTVIQDAPAMAKALYTVGMNLVYNRNPLDGTEYKFDDTGVAIRIPYKEYISE, from the coding sequence ATGAAGATATTAAAAAGAATACTAACAATTTTTATGGTTACAGCTATGATTATTGTTACATTAACAGATTGTAGCAAAAAAGCTGTAAGTACTAGTTCAGACCAAGAAAAACCTGTCAAAGTAGCGGTATTTTTAATAGATTTTACTGATAAGTATATTTCTTTAGTACGTGAAAATTTGGAAAATATTCAAAAAGAAAATGAAGGAAAAGTTGAATTTACCTTCTATGACGGGAAGTCGGATAAAGCTATACAAAATGAACAGATTGATAAAGTCCTAGAAGAAGGCACTGATCTTATATTATTAAATTTAGTTTCTTATAGAGATAGAGAAGCTGTACAAACAGTTATTAATAAAATTAAAGCAACTAATATCCCGGTGATTCTATTTAACAGGGAACCACTTGATAAGCAGGCGGTTCAATCATATTCTAAAGGTTATTTCGTAGGAACAGATGCGAAAGAAGCTGGTGTGTTACAAGGGGAAATTCTTATTAATGCATGGAATACTAATAAAGAATCTATCGATAAAAATAGAGATAATATAATGCAATATGTTATGTTAGAAGGTGAGCGTAATAATATAGAAGCAATTGAAAGAACAAAATATTCTGTTTCAACAATTCAACAAGCTGGAATAAAAACGGAGGAACTTGAGTTGAAATTTGCTGACTGGAATACAGAATTGGCGCAAAATGCAACGGAACCATTATTTTTAAAATATGGTGACAAAATTGAAGTGATAATTGCAAATAATGATGCTATGGCAATAGGTGCTATTCAAGCGTTACAAAAATATGGTTATAACAAGGGAGATAAAACAAAAACAATTGAAATTGTTGGAATTGATGCTATACCAGAAGCTCAAGATTTAATTAGAAAGGGATTTATGGGAGGTACTGTTATTCAAGATGCTCCTGCTATGGCTAAAGCTCTTTATACTGTTGGAATGAACTTGGTTTATAATAGAAATCCTCTTGATGGTACAGAATACAAATTTGATGATACAGGAGTTGCAATTCGTATTCCCTACAAAGAATATATAAGTGAATAA
- a CDS encoding galactose ABC transporter substrate-binding protein, whose amino-acid sequence MRLIKKLSGILTVFSIFTSLSACTANPINNSYSVKEIKIGVTLYKQDDAFISTITKNIEDIAKEKESNSKYKITIDVVDAKGSSSNQSNQVDKFVSQNYDIICVNLVDRTAASMIIDKAKLANIPIVFFNREPVEEDMQRWNKLYYVGAQAEQSGEMQANIIVNAYKKDISSIDKNGDGKIQYVMIEGEPGHQDSSIRTEYCIKTITQNGIELEKLADDTANWQSAQASTKMTQWIKEFGDKIEVVFSNNDDMALGAINAINNANIIGNKPLVVGIDGIPKALEAVKNGSMIGTIINDSKAQAKAIFDISYTLATHGNMNSIEGLEKGKYIRTSHTEVTSDNVDLYLENK is encoded by the coding sequence GTGCGATTAATTAAGAAATTATCAGGAATATTAACAGTATTTTCAATTTTCACCTCATTGTCAGCATGTACTGCAAATCCAATAAATAATAGTTATAGTGTGAAAGAGATAAAAATAGGTGTAACATTATACAAACAAGATGATGCATTTATATCAACAATTACTAAAAATATTGAAGATATAGCAAAAGAAAAGGAAAGTAACAGTAAATATAAAATAACTATTGATGTTGTAGACGCAAAAGGAAGCTCAAGCAATCAAAGTAATCAAGTAGATAAATTTGTTTCACAAAATTATGATATTATATGTGTAAATTTGGTTGATCGTACTGCGGCATCAATGATTATTGATAAAGCGAAATTAGCTAATATTCCGATTGTTTTTTTTAATCGTGAACCTGTAGAAGAAGATATGCAACGTTGGAATAAGTTATATTATGTTGGAGCGCAAGCAGAACAATCAGGAGAAATGCAAGCTAATATAATTGTAAATGCTTATAAAAAAGATATCTCTAGTATAGATAAAAACGGAGATGGAAAGATTCAGTATGTAATGATTGAAGGTGAGCCGGGTCATCAAGATTCATCAATTAGGACAGAATATTGTATTAAAACTATAACTCAAAATGGAATTGAATTGGAAAAGTTAGCAGATGACACTGCAAATTGGCAATCTGCGCAAGCAAGCACAAAAATGACACAATGGATAAAAGAATTTGGTGATAAAATAGAAGTTGTATTTAGTAATAATGATGATATGGCACTTGGAGCAATAAATGCAATAAATAATGCCAATATAATTGGCAATAAACCTTTAGTTGTTGGAATTGATGGAATACCTAAAGCTTTGGAAGCTGTGAAGAATGGGTCTATGATTGGAACTATTATAAATGATTCTAAGGCACAGGCAAAAGCAATTTTTGATATTTCTTATACATTAGCTACACATGGAAATATGAATTCAATAGAAGGACTGGAAAAAGGTAAATACATCAGAACATCTCACACTGAAGTTACAAGTGATAACGTAGATTTATATTTAGAAAATAAGTAA
- a CDS encoding substrate-binding domain-containing protein, producing the protein MKKKRKQISIILFVLLVLSFLLLLNDTLLSEENKKIYNISIIVRGRNSESLMIMKQGIDQAASEMNANISFVTLSEENSASEQMELMNREIKNKSDAIIIAPVDYEKMSEPIENAMNKVPVILIESKVKSEKVLSSISCDNYNLGVSLGKEMIEMGNKRANIAIVKNNLECSSIKDRYDGFMSAIKDTENTITSWEVSGGKQSDYYNQAKKLLEDNDVDVVVTFDPSILETIAEVKKDLSSINKEKTFVEIYGVGSTSKIISFLEDKIISATAIQNEFNIGYLGVETAVNKINGKKNNNNNNTISSTVINIRNMYSEENQRLLFPFVR; encoded by the coding sequence GTGAAGAAGAAAAGAAAACAAATATCTATAATTTTATTTGTATTATTAGTCTTATCTTTCTTACTTCTTCTAAATGATACGCTACTAAGTGAAGAAAATAAAAAAATATATAATATTTCAATTATTGTTAGGGGGAGAAATAGTGAAAGCTTAATGATAATGAAACAAGGAATAGATCAAGCAGCTTCAGAAATGAATGCAAATATAAGTTTTGTTACATTATCAGAAGAAAACAGTGCGTCTGAACAAATGGAGCTTATGAATCGAGAAATTAAGAATAAATCAGATGCTATTATTATAGCACCAGTAGATTATGAAAAAATGAGTGAACCTATAGAAAATGCAATGAATAAAGTACCAGTTATACTGATTGAATCAAAAGTTAAATCAGAAAAAGTACTATCAAGTATTTCATGTGACAATTATAATCTTGGAGTAAGCTTGGGTAAAGAAATGATAGAAATGGGAAATAAAAGAGCAAATATTGCTATTGTTAAAAATAATTTAGAGTGTAGTAGTATAAAAGATAGGTATGATGGATTTATGAGTGCTATTAAAGATACAGAGAATACAATTACATCATGGGAAGTTTCAGGTGGAAAACAATCGGATTATTATAATCAAGCAAAGAAATTATTAGAAGATAATGATGTGGATGTGGTAGTTACTTTTGATCCTAGTATATTAGAGACGATTGCGGAAGTAAAAAAAGATTTGAGTAGTATTAATAAAGAGAAAACATTTGTTGAAATTTATGGAGTGGGAAGTACAAGCAAAATAATTTCTTTTTTAGAAGATAAAATAATTAGTGCAACTGCTATTCAAAACGAATTTAATATTGGATATTTGGGAGTAGAAACAGCAGTAAATAAGATTAATGGTAAAAAAAATAATAATAATAATAATACTATTTCTTCAACTGTTATTAATATAAGAAATATGTACTCTGAGGAGAATCAAAGATTATTGTTTCCATTTGTTAGATAA
- a CDS encoding beta-class carbonic anhydrase has protein sequence MSKLEQIIEYNGNFVNNKEYEEYITTKIPKKKMVILTCMDARLTELLPRAMNIKNGDAKIIKDAGATVIHPFGGVMRSILVAVYEFGAEDVFVVGHQGCGMSNLDTTSLINKMIDRGIKEETLLTLKNAGIKVEKWLRGFESVEESIKESVRMIKDHPLFPKDIKVHGLIMSSETGEIEIIINGDTQEI, from the coding sequence ATGAGTAAATTAGAACAAATAATAGAGTATAATGGAAATTTTGTAAATAACAAAGAATATGAAGAGTACATAACAACTAAAATACCTAAGAAAAAAATGGTAATATTAACATGCATGGATGCTAGATTAACAGAATTATTACCAAGAGCTATGAATATAAAAAATGGTGACGCAAAAATAATAAAAGATGCAGGAGCAACTGTTATTCATCCTTTTGGTGGGGTAATGAGAAGTATATTAGTTGCAGTATACGAATTTGGAGCGGAAGATGTTTTTGTAGTAGGACACCAAGGTTGTGGAATGAGTAATTTAGATACAACAAGTCTTATTAATAAAATGATAGATAGAGGAATAAAAGAAGAAACCTTACTGACATTAAAAAATGCAGGAATTAAGGTTGAAAAGTGGCTTCGTGGATTTGAATCTGTTGAGGAATCTATAAAAGAAAGTGTAAGGATGATAAAAGATCATCCGCTGTTTCCCAAAGACATAAAAGTGCATGGCCTTATTATGAGTTCAGAAACAGGGGAAATAGAAATCATAATAAATGGAGATACTCAAGAAATATAG
- a CDS encoding galactose ABC transporter substrate-binding protein — protein sequence MKMFKKILAVMIVSVIMTALIASCDQSVTSTSSRVIEGKPVKVAVLLYRFDDDYISLVRQSLEEIQKENEGKVEFTFYDGKNDQSIQNESIDTLLEKDHVDLLLVNLVETNSTRLVINKIKEKNIPVILFNREPVAIESIKSYSKSYYIGTEAEEAGVLQGKVITKAWNSNKAAVDKNNDNVLQYIMLMGESDNLEAITRTKYSVLTINNAGIETQQLALKVCNWSEEEAKDITKALFLQFGNKIEAIIANNDSMAIGAIKSLQEYGYNKGDKTPTITVVGVDAIPQAQELIKEGIMTGSVLQDPSDLAKALYTVGMNLVYNRNPLYDTEYKFDGTGVSIRLQYKEYISK from the coding sequence ATGAAAATGTTTAAAAAAATATTAGCAGTTATGATAGTTTCAGTTATCATGACTGCACTAATAGCAAGTTGTGATCAAAGTGTTACTAGCACTAGTTCACGAGTTATTGAAGGAAAACCTGTTAAAGTAGCTGTATTATTATACAGATTTGATGATGATTATATTTCTTTAGTTCGACAAAGTTTAGAAGAAATTCAAAAAGAAAATGAAGGAAAGGTTGAATTTACTTTCTATGATGGCAAGAATGATCAGTCCATACAAAATGAGAGTATTGATACATTACTTGAAAAAGACCATGTGGATCTTTTATTAGTAAATTTAGTGGAAACAAACAGTACACGATTAGTTATTAATAAAATTAAAGAAAAGAATATTCCAGTAATTCTGTTTAATAGGGAGCCTGTTGCTATAGAGTCTATCAAATCTTACAGTAAATCTTACTATATAGGTACAGAGGCTGAAGAAGCTGGGGTATTACAAGGAAAAGTTATTACTAAGGCATGGAATAGTAATAAAGCAGCTGTAGATAAAAATAATGATAATGTACTGCAATATATTATGTTAATGGGTGAAAGTGATAATCTAGAAGCAATCACAAGAACAAAATATTCTGTTTTAACAATTAATAATGCAGGAATAGAAACACAGCAACTTGCATTAAAAGTTTGCAACTGGAGTGAAGAAGAAGCTAAAGATATTACTAAAGCACTGTTTTTACAATTTGGTAATAAAATTGAAGCAATAATTGCAAATAATGATTCTATGGCAATAGGTGCTATTAAATCACTACAAGAATATGGTTATAACAAAGGGGATAAAACCCCAACAATAACAGTTGTCGGAGTCGATGCAATACCACAAGCTCAAGAATTAATTAAAGAAGGTATTATGACAGGTTCTGTTCTTCAAGATCCTTCTGATCTGGCTAAAGCTCTTTATACTGTTGGAATGAATTTAGTGTATAATAGAAATCCTCTTTATGATACAGAATATAAATTTGATGGCACGGGGGTTTCAATTCGTCTTCAATACAAAGAATATATAAGTAAATAA
- a CDS encoding lantibiotic protection ABC transporter ATP-binding protein has translation MNEIILETKSLCKTFKKQEAVKDISIKVPRNSIYGLLGANGAGKSTFLKMITGMLRQTSGEILFDGHKWNRKDLSEIGSLIESAPLYENLTANENLKVRTTVLGLPNSRIEEVLNIVDLKGTGKKRAGEFSMGMKQRLGIAIALLNNPKLLILDEPTNGLDPFGIQELRELIRSFPKEGITVILSSHMLSEVEQIADHIGIMSNGILGYQGELKKGQDLEKLFMEIAEKYRREE, from the coding sequence ATGAATGAAATTATTTTAGAAACAAAAAGTTTATGTAAAACATTTAAAAAGCAGGAAGCGGTAAAGGATATTTCAATTAAAGTTCCAAGAAACTCAATTTATGGTCTTCTTGGAGCTAATGGAGCTGGAAAGTCAACTTTCTTAAAAATGATAACAGGAATGCTCAGACAAACTTCAGGTGAAATTTTATTTGATGGGCACAAATGGAATAGGAAAGATTTAAGTGAAATAGGTTCTTTAATTGAATCAGCGCCTTTATATGAAAATTTGACAGCAAACGAAAATTTGAAAGTTCGTACAACAGTGCTTGGATTACCAAATTCAAGAATTGAGGAAGTTCTTAATATAGTAGATCTTAAAGGTACAGGAAAAAAGAGAGCTGGAGAATTCTCAATGGGAATGAAGCAGAGATTAGGAATTGCTATTGCCTTACTTAATAATCCAAAACTTTTAATTTTAGATGAGCCAACAAATGGTCTTGATCCATTTGGAATACAAGAATTAAGAGAATTAATACGCTCTTTTCCTAAGGAAGGCATTACTGTAATATTATCAAGTCATATGTTAAGTGAGGTCGAGCAGATTGCAGATCATATTGGAATTATGTCTAATGGAATATTGGGCTATCAAGGGGAACTTAAAAAGGGACAAGACTTAGAAAAACTATTTATGGAAATCGCAGAAAAATATAGAAGGGAAGAATAG
- a CDS encoding lantibiotic immunity ABC transporter MutE/EpiE family permease subunit: protein MLQCFLSENAKIKHTFMKKLMWLAPILMSLISFFLTVDYFQVDTYNWWYTLIFPGILALTCVLLSRVDNSMKNRAVIALPVNLKKIWIAKVLVGVKNISFSCMIIFVLAQIGIFILPIESIGKVTILSGLTGIIIIVITFMWQVPLFMFLGSKTGIFPTIILSVVVNFLMGIVAAIGKYWWISPFSYPSRLMCPILKILPNGMPAEPGNPTFTPELLDYSVIPLGVIISIILFLVVTYLTAKWYERQEAV from the coding sequence ATGTTACAATGTTTTTTAAGTGAAAATGCAAAAATTAAACATACTTTTATGAAAAAATTAATGTGGCTAGCTCCAATTCTAATGAGTTTGATATCATTTTTCCTTACAGTAGATTACTTTCAAGTTGATACTTACAATTGGTGGTATACTTTGATTTTTCCAGGTATTCTTGCTTTAACCTGTGTACTTTTAAGTAGAGTGGATAATTCTATGAAGAATAGAGCAGTGATAGCACTTCCAGTAAATTTAAAAAAGATATGGATTGCAAAAGTACTTGTAGGGGTAAAGAATATATCTTTTTCCTGCATGATTATTTTTGTACTTGCACAAATAGGCATTTTTATACTACCAATAGAAAGCATTGGAAAAGTCACAATATTAAGCGGTTTGACTGGTATTATAATAATTGTAATTACATTTATGTGGCAAGTTCCACTGTTTATGTTTTTAGGGAGTAAAACGGGAATATTTCCAACAATAATTTTAAGTGTAGTGGTTAATTTTTTAATGGGTATTGTAGCTGCCATAGGGAAGTATTGGTGGATTAGTCCCTTTTCATATCCGTCAAGACTTATGTGTCCAATATTAAAAATACTTCCTAATGGAATGCCAGCTGAGCCAGGTAATCCAACTTTCACACCAGAATTGCTTGATTATTCTGTAATACCATTAGGAGTTATAATATCTATTATATTGTTTTTAGTAGTTACATATTTAACTGCTAAATGGTATGAAAGACAGGAGGCTGTATAA
- a CDS encoding putative DNA modification/repair radical SAM protein: protein MDLMDKLKILSNAAKYDVSCSSSGSKRKNSNDGIGNASESGICHSFTPDGRCISLLKILFSNDCVFDCKYCINGVSRDFLRVSFTPDEVCDLTINFYRRNYIEGLFLSSAIVKNPNNTMELLLKTVKKLRLEKNFNGYIHLKAIPGADENLIQEAGTYVDRMSVNIELPSSDSLKLLAPQKTKDNILKPMSIIKNSIINHNEMKKSIKSTPLFVPGGQSTQLIVGATPESDGKIIKLSENLYNKFSLKRVYYSAYVPVIKDNKLLPDITHPPMLREHRLYQADWLLRYYGFKADELLKNEDDNFDLNFDPKTYWALSNLNEFPIEINKASYENLLRIPGIGVTSAKKILKVRRVHNLTFEDLKKLRVVLKRAKYFITCSGKYCGDVLFDDVKIKNKLLEQNLPKHNSINPNQLSFFDKPSIEEKTTASGIIIPKETIFSPSIIYSIKKDRPSNIILPETNILRVNDRLTSVHGEF, encoded by the coding sequence ATGGATTTAATGGATAAATTAAAAATTTTATCTAATGCTGCAAAATATGATGTCTCTTGTTCTTCTTCTGGTTCAAAGAGAAAGAACTCTAATGATGGAATAGGTAATGCTTCTGAATCTGGTATATGCCATAGCTTTACTCCTGATGGGCGTTGCATTTCTCTCCTTAAAATATTATTTTCAAATGATTGTGTTTTTGATTGTAAATATTGTATAAATGGTGTTTCTAGAGATTTTTTAAGAGTTAGCTTCACTCCTGATGAGGTCTGCGATCTTACAATTAATTTTTATAGACGTAATTATATTGAAGGACTTTTTTTAAGTTCTGCTATTGTAAAAAATCCTAATAATACTATGGAGCTTTTACTTAAGACAGTAAAAAAACTGCGTTTAGAGAAAAATTTTAATGGATATATTCATCTTAAAGCAATACCTGGTGCTGATGAAAATTTAATTCAAGAAGCTGGCACCTATGTTGATAGAATGAGTGTTAATATTGAACTTCCATCTAGCGATAGTCTTAAACTTTTGGCACCACAAAAGACTAAGGATAATATTTTAAAACCCATGAGTATTATTAAAAATTCAATAATTAACCATAATGAAATGAAGAAGAGCATAAAAAGTACTCCCCTCTTTGTTCCAGGTGGTCAAAGTACTCAGCTAATTGTTGGTGCCACTCCTGAAAGTGATGGAAAAATCATTAAACTTTCAGAAAATCTTTATAACAAGTTTAGTTTGAAGAGAGTTTACTACTCTGCTTACGTTCCTGTTATTAAAGATAATAAACTACTTCCTGATATAACTCATCCGCCTATGCTTCGAGAACATAGACTTTATCAAGCTGATTGGCTTCTTAGATATTATGGTTTTAAAGCTGATGAACTACTGAAGAATGAAGATGATAATTTTGATTTGAATTTTGATCCAAAAACATATTGGGCATTATCAAATTTAAATGAATTTCCTATTGAAATTAATAAAGCCTCTTATGAAAATTTATTGAGAATACCTGGCATTGGTGTTACTTCTGCTAAGAAAATTTTGAAAGTTAGAAGAGTTCATAATTTAACTTTTGAGGATTTAAAAAAATTAAGGGTAGTTCTTAAAAGAGCTAAATATTTTATTACTTGTAGTGGCAAATATTGTGGTGATGTTTTATTTGATGATGTTAAAATAAAGAATAAGCTTTTAGAACAAAATCTCCCTAAACATAATAGTATAAATCCTAATCAATTATCATTTTTTGATAAACCATCAATAGAAGAAAAAACTACAGCGTCTGGTATTATAATACCAAAAGAAACTATTTTCTCTCCAAGTATTATCTATTCTATAAAAAAAGATAGACCTTCAAATATTATATTGCCTGAAACAAATATTCTTAGGGTAAATGATAGACTTACTTCTGTACATGGAGAGTTTTGA